From the genome of Globicephala melas chromosome 16, mGloMel1.2, whole genome shotgun sequence, one region includes:
- the CHRM3 gene encoding muscarinic acetylcholine receptor M3 yields MTLHNNNTTSPLFPNISSSWIHGPSDAGLPPGTVTHFGSYNISRAAGDSSSPNGTTSDPLGGHTIWQVVFIAFLTGVLALVTIIGNILVIVAFKVNKQLKTVNNYFLLSLACADLIIGVISMNLFTTYIIMNRWALGNLACDLWLSIDYVASNASVMNLLVISFDRYFSITRPLTYRAKRTTKRAGVMIGLAWVISFILWAPAILFWQYFVGKRTVPPGECFIQFLSEPTITFGTAIAAFYMPVTIMTILYWRIYKETEKRTKELAGLQASGTEAEAENFVHPTGSSRSCSSYELQQQSMKRSARRKYGRCHFWFTTKSWKPSAEQIDQDHSSSDSWNNNDAAASLENSASSDEEDMGSETRAIYSIVLKLPGHSTILSSTKLPSSDNLQVPEEELGAVDLETKASKLQAQKSMDDGGSFQKSFSKLPIQLESAVDTAKASDVNSSVGKTTATLPLSFKEATLAKRFALKTRSQITKRKRMSLIKEKKAAQTLSAILLAFIITWTPYNIMVLVNTFCDSCIPKTYWNLGYWLCYINSTVNPVCYALCNKTFRTTFKMLLLCQCDKRKRRKQQYQQRQSVIFHKRAPEQAL; encoded by the coding sequence ATGACCTTGCACAATAACAATACAACCTCACCTTTGTTTCcgaacatcagctcttcctggatTCACGGCCCTTCCGATGCAGGGCTGCCCCCAGGAACGGTTACTCATTTTGGCAGCTACAACATTTCTCGGGCAGCTGGGGATTCCTCCTCTCCAAATGGCACCACCAGTGACCCTCTGGGAGGTCATACCATCTGGCAGGTGGTCTTCATTGCATTCTTAACGGGCGTCCTGGCCTTGGTGACCATCATCGGCAACATCCTGGTGATAGTGGCATTCAAGGTCAACAAGCAACTGAAGACCGTCAACAACTACTTCCTCTTAAGTCTGGCCTGTGCCGACCTGATTATTGGGGTCATTTCAATGAATCTGTTTACTACCTACATCATCATGAACCGATGGGCTTTAGGGAACTTGGCCTGTGACCTCTGGCTTTCCATTGACTACGTGGCTAGCAATGCCTCCGTCATGAATCTTCTGGTCATTAGCTTTGACAGGTACTTTTCCATCACGAGGCCGCTCACGTACCGAGCCAAACGAACAACAAAGCGAGCTGGTGTGATGATAGGTCTGGCTTGGGTCATCTCCTTCATCCTTTGGGCTCCTGCCATCTTGTTCTGGCAATACTTTGTTGGGAAGAGAACTGTGCCTCCAGGGGAGTGTTTCATCCAGTTCCTCAGTGAGCCCACCATCACCTTCGGCACGGCCATCGCTGCCTTTTATATGCCTGTCACCATCATGACTATTTTATACTGGAGGATctataaggaaactgaaaaacGTACCAAAGAGCTTGCTGGGCTGCAGGCCTCTGGGACAGAGGCAGAGGCGGAGAACTTTGTCCATCCCACAGGTAGTTCTCGAAGCTGCAGCAGCTATGAGCTTCAACAGCAAAGCATGAAACGCTCAGCCAGGAGGAAGTACGGACGCTGCCACTTCTGGTTCACAACGAAGAGCTGGAAGCCCAGTGCCGAGCAGATTGACCAAGACCACAGCAGCAGCGACAGCTGGAATAACAACGACGCTGCTGCCTCCCTGGAAAATTCCGCTTCCTCCGACGAGGAGGACATGGGCTCGGAGACAAGAGCCATCTACTCCATCGTGCTCAAGCTTCCGGGTCACAGCACCATCCTCAGCTCCACCAAGTTACCCTCGTCAGACAACCTGCAGGTGCcggaggaggagctgggggcaGTGGACTTAGAGACGAAAGCCAGCAAACTCCAGGCCCAAAAGAGCATGGACGACGGAGGCAGTTTTCAGAAAAGCTTCTCCAAGCTTCCCATCCAGTTGGAGTCAGCCGTGGACACTGCCAAGGCCTCTGATGTCAACTCCTCAGTGGGCAAGACCACGGCCACTCTGCCTCTGTCCTTTAAGGAAGCTACTCTGGCCAAGAGGTTTGCTCTGAAGACCAGAAGCCAGATCACTAAGCGGAAACGGATGTCCCTCATCAAGGAGAAGAAGGCGGCCCAGACCCTCAGCGCCATCTTGCTTGCCTTCATTATCACCTGGACCCCCTACAACATTATGGTTCTGGTGAACACCTTTTGTGACAGCTGCATCCCCAAAACCTATTGGAATCTGGGCTATTGGCTGTGCTACATCAACAGCACCGTGAACCCCGTGTGCTATGCCCTGTGCAACAAAACATTCAGAACCACTTTCAAGATGCTGCTGTTGTGCCAGTGTGACAAAAGGAAGAGGCGCAAGCAGCAGTACCAGCAAAGACAGTCAGTCATTTTCCACAAACGGGCGCCCGAGCAGGCCTTGTAG